Genomic segment of Parageobacillus genomosp. 1:
TTGCACAGCAGAATTGGCATGGACGACTTCAATATGTCCAGAATTCGCATAGCCTTTTCGCCTTAACAGTTGCACAATTTGTTCACGGTCTCCATACAACACAAACTTTCCGAAATGACGCTCGAGCGCCATCGTCACGGCATCAATCACTTCTTCATCTTCCGCTGCCGCGACAGCTACCGTCATATCGGTATATTTGGTTGCATGATCGATCAACGATTGCAGCTTCATCTTATGCACCAACCTCTTCATTAAAATTTGCGGTGGCATTTTATTAACATGCAAAAATCGTGCCAACCCAAAAAAGTTGAAAGCGCTTTATTTTTCATGAATTTTGTTTTACTGATTATAAGCAATAATTTGCATGGTATGCAAATTATTGCGTGCTATTTTTGTCAATGTTATATTTCTCCAACTTGTAATATAAATTGCGAATCGAAATGCCCAGCGCCCGCGCTGTCGCCGTTTTATTGTTGTTGTATTTTCGCAGCGCCTGCTTGATGATGCTTGCTTCATATTGCTCCATCATCTCCTCAAGCGGACGGATTTCCGGCTCCTTCTCATTTTTATGGGGAGAAGAATCGGCCCGCGGAATATCAAGGGGCGGAATATGATGAACATCGATCATCACTTCATTAAACTTCATAAAAATCATCGCCCGGCCTAATACGTTTTCCAATTCACGCACATTCCCCGGCCAATCGTAAGCGAGCAGGAGGTCAAGCGCGGCCGGAGTGACTCCTTCGACATTGCGCCCGTAATCTTGGTTCAGCTTTTGAATTAAATGCTGGCACAACGCCGGGATATCTTCCTTCCTTGCCCGCAGCGGCGGAATGTAAATCGGCATGCGGTTTAAGCGGTAATATAAATCTTCGCGGAATGTCCCTTCGGCAATCGCTTTTTCTAAGTTGACATTCGTGGCGGCAATGACACGGACGTTAATCGGAATTGGCTTCGTGCCTCCGACGCGGACGATTTCCCCTTCTTGCAAAACGCGAAGCAGTTTCGCCTGCGTATTCGCGGAAAGCTCACCGATTTCATCAAGGAAAATGCTGCCGTTGTTCGCCTCTTCAAACAAGCCGCGTTTGCCGCCGCGTTTTGCCCCGGAAAATGCTCCTTCTTCATAACCAAATAGTTCGCTCTCTAATAGTGTTTCAGGAATGGCCGCACAATTGACACGGATAAATTTGTTATATTTTCTATCACTTGCATTATGAATCGCGTGAGCAAATAATTCTTTTCCCGTGCCGGATTCACCGCGCAGCAATATCGTCACTGGCGTTTTTGCGGCTACTTTCGCTTGTTCAATTGCTACCTTTATTCCCTCCGACGTACCGATAATATCGGCAAACGAATATTTCGCTTCGAGCGTGCGGATAATTTGCCTTGCCCGATTGAGTTCCGCTGTCAGCCGCTGAATCTCGGATACGTCATGAATCACCCCGACGCTGCCTTTCAGCACTCCGTCGACAATAATCGGCGCCACATTCACGACCACGTCGCGGTTTTTCGGCCCGACTTTCATGCGCACCCCGCGGACGGGCCGTCGCGTTTTTAACACTTGCATATGCATGCTTTCCCCTTCGGCGATATCGGCTGTCGCCGGCTTGCCGATTACTTCTTCTTCCGTCAGGCCGGTAATGCGCGTATACGCCGGGTTAATTAAAATGCCGTTTCCATGCTCATCGACAACAGAAATCGCTTCCTCTGACGAATGAATAATCGCTTCGAGCATCATGCGCATTTCTTTTAAGTCGGTAATTTCCTCGGCCAGTTTCACCAATTCGGTAATATCTTTAAAAATCGCCAGTGCGCCGAACAGTTTCCCGGTCTCATCGATCATCGGAATTCTTGTCGTTATAATTTTTTTGCCGTTGGCTAGTTTTACTTCCTGGTGAAATTCCGTCTGTTTCGTTTTTAATACCCGCGGCAGTCCGCTTGTCGGCAGAACTTCTAAAATGTGTTTTCCAATTACTTTTTCCTTATCTACTTCAATCATTTCGGCGGCGCTGTTATTAATATCGGTAATGTAAGCATATTCATCAACAACAATCATGCCATCATGAGACGAGTTAAAAATTAAGCCGCGTCTTGTTGTTTCGCTTTTCAACTTTGCAATCAACATTTCTTTTTCTTCCATCAGTTCCGCCAACATATGGGCGACGGCTCCGGGCACGACGTTCGTATTTGGCGCGCACCGAGCGCGAATGTCATCCAACACTTCCTGCTTTCCTGTCGCTTCAATAACGAGGTCGATTTCCTCACTAACAAAAGCACGCCAATCCGTGCCGACAGCAATATTCATTTCTCGCGCCAGTTTTATTCCAGGAGCCGTCTCATCGATATCCACTACGGCTGTTACCTGAAACGCCGTTGTTTCATGCAGCAGTTTTAGCAGCGCCGTTCCTCCAGTTCCTGCTCCCACGATTAATACTTTTTTCATCGTTCTTCACCACTCTTTGGCATATGCAATTTTTTGCAGGCATTTTTATCATAACGGTTTTTTCTTTGCTTGACAAACGCAGAGGAACAGTTAAGATGGTTCATGAAACTACCTTTTTTTCGAAAGGATCAAGATGACGATGGTACGAATGATCGCTCTTCTTATTTTAGTGATTCCCGGCTTATTGGCGGCGCTTGGAATTAAATGGATGCGCGACACCTTATTTGGTATTTTGCACTCTCCGTTTCCATTTCTTTCCTTGCAGTTTTTAGCGGGGTTCCTTTTGTTTGCAGGCGGTCTGGCATTTATCGGCGGATTTATTTTATATCGCGACCGCAAGCGCAATAAAGTGCAGCCGAGGTTTCAAAACAAGAAAAAAACACCTTAAACATTTTTGTTTAAGGCGTTTTTTTTAATACTTCCCTCGCCTGACGCGGATAATCGGTAAAAATGGCATCGACTTTGTATTGGAACATTTTTTTCATTAAAGATTCTTTGTTAATGGTAAAGGGGCGAACGGCAATTTGATGACGGCGGGCCTGGCGAATAAACGGCTCTGTCACGTTGCGATGATAAGGATGCAGCCCCTTTGCCTGCATAACGCGGACATAGTGCCATGGTTCATATAACGGCTCGATATACAGCAAAGCCGTTTCGATCGCAGGGGCAAGGCGGTGGCACCACGCCATGCTGTTATGATTAAAGGACGAGAGAACGGTTCTATCTTCAAGACGATAGTGACGGATCATGGCGATCACTTTTTCTTCCAATTTTTCGTAGGCGATCAGGCTGTTTTTTAATTCGATATTCAATAGAAGTGGCTTTGAACAAATCCAGGCAAGCACTTCTTCTAGCAATGGAATGCGGCAGGTGCCGTATTGATCAGCAAATTTATATGCTGCATTAAACTGCTGCAGTTCATGATACGTAAAATCTTTGACCCAGCCGGTCCCATCAGTCGTTCGGTCGATCGTTTCATCATGAATGACGACAATTTGTCCGTCTTTTGTCAGTTGCACATCTAATTCAATGCCGTCTGCTCCCGCCCGTTCTGCTTCATAAAAAGCAATCATCGTATTTTCCGGATGCGTGCCGGCGGAACCGCGGTGCGCGAAAATTTTTGTCATTCGTTTATTACTCCTTTCCGTTTCCGATGCAAAAGCGATCATAAAAATATATGCAGGAACATAACAACATTTGCTATACTGTTTTATAAGCAAGCGAGGTGATACTATGCAGCCGCTAAAAATTTCGTTGGAAACGGCGCAAAAGCTGGCCAAAGCGCTAGGGATGCCGATCGAACGAATCATGCACATGCCACAGCACATTTTAGTGCAAAAATTGCTCGAACTGGAAAAAAAGCAAAATGAGCAATCGTAAAAAAGGCAGTCCACATCGGACTACCTTTTTTATTAGGAAGCCTTATGTTCCCATCTTAACCCCGAGTGCGACACTTACAAATCATTCCTCACCGGAGTTCTACTCTTTTTTGTTCTTTTCCTGTCAGACAAAAAATTTGACTACTACTCATCATAACGTATTTCAAGCAAGAGGGATTAGTAAAGCGACTAAGTCAGAGATGCAGAAGACTTACCACGCGTTAACACCATTTTCTCCGTAATTCATCGGGAAAATAATGGGAAATAGTCGCTTTTTTGCCTAATTTGGTGTATTATTAACTTAAGGTCAATCGTGCGAGCAGGGTGGGCGGTTGAGCCTCCAATAAGGAGGGGAAGCCGATGGACATGCCGACAGCGATGTTTATGATTTCGCTGGTGACATTGGTCGTGTTGCTGATCGAAAAAATAAAAAAGTAACCCACCCTGTGTTTGGCCGACGGAGGGTGGATTACTTTTTTTAAAATCCCAATGAAGTTTGCCAATCGCTCATCTTGTGACGTGCGATTGACTTAAGCCGAGGTGCTGCCGCACACATATCATATTATATCATGCTTCCGAAGGTTAAAAAACATAAATCCGTAAATTTATTTTAACAAAAACTGAATTTTGTGTCTAGAGACCTATGTAAAAAGTCACCTCTCGTTTGCTTCTACGAGAGGTGGTTTTTTATTTTACGACAATGTGACTCAATATCAAAATCGGGCAAAATAGAAACCCCTCCTACTTACCGTTGTGTTTCCGGTAAATATTTGGGAAGTATAAACCATGAGGTGATTGGATGAAAAGAACTTTTATGATGCTCTTGCTCGTGGCAATGGCTTCAACATCTATTCCTGTCCATGCTGAACCAAAACCATATGGAAAACAGACTGAACAATCTATTCCCAGTCCTCCATATGCAAAATGGAGTACATTAGCTATACGGGAAACCAACAAGAAGTATCCGAACGCGAAAATTGTTGATTATCTACATGTAGGTCGACAAACCGTATCCTCAACCACTACCCGAGAAACATTCAAACTTTGGCTAAAACAAGGAGATCGTGAGTTTGGGGTTTATGTAAGAATAACATTTGATACAGTAACCGAAAGGATTCAAGCAATCGTTTTTGAAGAAACAGAACGATAAATCAACATAAGCCACTTCCAGCGGTGATGGAGTGGTTTTTTATTCTAAGCTCTATAACTGTTGGTTGTTGTTTCCGAACAAAAGAAACCCACTAAGAAAAAAGTGGGTTAATTGAACTCTTGCACCGTTAGTTGGTTCAACAAGGAAGTTTAATTCTTATTGTAAGGTATGATTGGTCTTTCAAGAGATTGTATATCCTCTTCTAAACTCATCATTTTCTGTTCAAATACCTCTTTTGCATCTTTCACACCTTGGTTATAAAAGTAAGGCCCAATTTCTTTTAAAACAAAATCAAGTAGGCTTCCTGCTGCCAAATCACCAATTTCTTCTGACCGTTCATTATAAAAATAATCCTTAATTTTATAAATAATTTGATCTTTAATTTCCTTCGGAAGCCGAATATACATCGAATTCTCCTTTCACCAAATCATGGATAAGAATAGTATAGCACATATGTTCTGTTTCTGGAAGAAAAAACAACCGATTCATCTCCCACCTACACTCTATTAAGAGATGGGAGACTTCTCGGTAAATATGTCAAAATCCGATTTATTGGCTTTTTATAACTTGATGTAAAATTATTCCATAACATTTAGACCGTTGATATTAACGGCTTTAAGACGCCTTATGCTCTAATCTTAACTTATCCGCCACCATCGCGATGAATTCCGAGTTCGTCGGTTTTGCTTTCGACATGCTGACGGTGTAGCCGAATAAGGAAGAAATGGATTCTAGATTGCCGCGGCTCCAAGCAACTTCGATCGCATGGCGGATCGCCCGTTCGACACGGCTAGCAGTGGTGTTGTATTTTTTCGCGATATCCGGATAAAGCACTTTCGTAATGGAACCGAGCAATTCAATATCATGATACACCATGGCGATTGCTTCGCGTAAATATAAATACCCTTTAATATGGGCAGGAACGCCGATTTCGTGGATGATGCTTGTAATGCTCGCATCCAAGTTTTTCGGCTTGTTGTCGCGCGCTTGGTAAGATGGAGCCGTTTTTTTCATGATCGGCGTTGTTTTTCCATGGATTTGCCGGATATGATGCACTAAATTTTCCATATCAAACGGTTTTAAAATAAAGTAAGAAGCGCCGAGTTCGACCGCTTTTTTTGTTACATCTTCCTGGCCAAATGCCGTTAACATAATGACGTGCGGCTGCTGCTTCAGCTTCGTGCGGATTTTTTCCAGCACCGCCAACCCGTCTAAATGAGGCATAATAATGTCTAGCAGCAAAATATCCGGCTGCTTTTCTTCGAGCATATATAAGCAATCTTGGCCGTTATAAGCTGTTCCGATTACCTCCATATCGCTTTGGCTAGAAATATATTCCTCAAGCAGGCTAACTAATTCGCGATTATCGTCTGCAATACATACTTTGATTTTCAAGAACATCTTCCTCCCTTACTTCCTATTTTCTATGTAGAAAAATCCATTTGGATACATTCGACAATAGAATGACAAAATCCTTTTACTTTTTACGAAATATTGAAATAAATGATTCTTTAAATTATAACAAAAATTGAGTGAATTTGACAATTTGTGGATAGAAATTGTTGCTTTTTTGTCGAAAAATCTTCATACATTCATTTTATATAATGTTTCACCAAATATCTATGCAAAAAAGATGAATTTCTTGACGTTTTTTACAAAATTTTTTGCTGTGAATTGGAAAAAGGCGAGCTGAATCGATCAGCTCGCCTTTTTGTTCTGTTTGCCATATATATCAATGCCTGCTTCGTTTAACATCCATTCAATATGAACGCCATATCCTGAGGTTGGGTCATTCACAAATACGTGTGTAACAGCGCCAACTAATTTCCCGTCTTGAATAATCGGGCTTCCGCTCATGCCTTGAACGATTCCACCCGTTTTTTTCAATAGCCGCGGGTCGGTGACGCGGATAACGAGACCTTTAGTGGCTGGAAATTTTTGTGGAATGGTGCTGACAATTTCAATGTCAAATTGCTCGACTTTGTTGTCTTCTACGACCGTCAATATTTTTGCTGGACCTTCTTTTACTTGGTTCGCTAAAGCAACGGGAATCGGTTCGGTAAAAATTCCGTTTTCCACCGGTTTCGTCAGCGTTCCAAAAATGCCAAACGCGCTGTTTTCCGTAATATTTCCAATTACTTCTTCACTCTCGGAAAATCGCGCTAATTTCTCCCCCGGATTGCCGCTGCTTCCTTTTTCAATCGACGTAACCGTTGATTTCATAATTTGCCCATTTTGCACGACAATCGGCTTTTTCGTATCCATGTCCGAAATGACATGGCCGAGTGCTCCATATTTTTTCGAAACAGGGTCATAAAAGGTCATCGTGCCAATTCCCGCAGCAGAATCCCGGATATATAGACCAATGCGATAAGCGTGGTCATGTTTATCCTTGAGCGGAATCAATTTAGTCGTAAAGGAGTGTTGGTCACGCAGAACTTGGAGGTGAAGCGGTTTCCCTGTTTTTCCTGATTCCTCAATGAAAGGGGAGAGATCGCTCATCTTTTCGATTTTTTTGCCATTAATGCTTGTAATGATATCTCCTACTTTAATCCCGGCTATTTCTCCCGGGGATTTTTTGCCGTTTTCGGTTTCGACGAGATGGTAGCCAACAACAAGAACTCCTACCGTATTTAACTTAACGCCAATCGATTGCCCTCCAGGAATAACCTTTAACGTCGGCAGTACTTTTACATCCACTTGTTTGATCGGCATTCCGGCAACTTCTAATACCATTTTCTTTTCTCCACTTTGTTTTGCCTTTATAGAAAGCGAATGAGCTTGTCGCTGAACTTCTATTGATTTGGGAGCGTTTTTTACTGTTGCTTGAACTGGAAGTGTTGCGGTAGGAAACCGTACCGCTTCTCCTTCAAACAGAACGATTTGTTTTGGAATTTGCAAATATTCTTTCATCGGCTTGGACATGCCAATGATCATTAATAAAATAAGGAGAAAAACCCCAACGATTTTTCGGATTGTTTCTGTATTCAATCTTGTTCACTCTCCTCGCTCCCACCTACACCTTTCAAAAAGCGGCTACAGTTTTAATTTTGCCTTAAACAGTGAAAATATAATCGTTGGGGCTATAAAAAAAGCTACCCATAATGGATAGCCCTTCATTGTTTGATTTTTGTTGCTAGCTCGAGCAGTTCTTTGGCATGTTTTTTTGTCAGTTCCGTAATTTCCACACCGGAAATCATCCGTCCAATTTCTTTTACTTTTTCTTCCTCTGTCAATGCTTTCACCAGCGTTTTCGTTCGGGTTCCGTCCGTTTGTTTGGCAATAAACAGATGCGTATCCGCCATTGCTGCTACTTGCGGCAAGTGGGAAATGCAGAGCACTTGCGAATCGATGGAAATGCGGTAAATTTTCTCGGCAATCGCTTGGGCCACACGGCCGCTGACGCCTGTATCGACTTCATCAAAAATGATCGATGTAACGCCTTGATGTTTGGAAAAAATGCTTTTTAACGCCAGCATGATGCGAGAGAGCTCACCGCCGGAAGCAATTTTGGCAAGCGGTTTAAGTGGTTCGCCGACATTGGTGGAAATATAAAATTCGACCACATCGACACCGTCTTCATGGAATTTAACGGGCACTCCGTCCAAAAGCGGTGCGTCGAGCGGCCCTTCCCGCTTGGCAAATACGATGTCAAACTTCGTTTTTTCCATATATAGATCCTTTAGTTCCTGATGGATACGGTCGATTAACATTTTTGCATATTTTTTGCGAACGTTCGTTACGTTTTTTGCTTCAATTAATAAATCTTCCATCACCGATTTCAGTTCTTTTTCCAGTTCATGAACATGGATTTCCCGGTTTCGAATCGTATCGATTTCTTCAGCAATTTTTTCCGCGTATTGCAAAATCTCTTCAATCGTCGAGCCGTATTTTCGTTTTAATTGATTAATTTCGCTTAGGCGGCTTTCGATGAAATCTAGACGGTATGGATCATATTCTAATTGTTCGAGTTCATCGCGCAATTTATACGTGATGTCTTCTAATAAATAATAACTGTTGGCGATCGTTTCATACGCTTCCTTTAGCGCCGGATCGATGGAGGCAACATCGTCTAAATGGCTCATCGCCAGCCCTATCCAATCGAGGCCGCGCTGCTCACCGGACAGCGCTTCATAGCTATGTTTCAAGGCTTCGTAAATTTTTTGGAAATTAACAATTTTTACCTTTTCCTCCATCAATTGTTCATCTTCATTTGGCTGTAAATTTGCCTGCTGAATTTCATTAAGCTGAAACGTCAACAAGTCAAGGCGATGGGCCATTTGTTGTTCATTTTCATTTAATTTTTTCAGCTTCTTCCGCAATTGTTCATATTTCTCATAAACGGCGCGGTATTCGGCCAGCGCTTCTGCAATTTCCGCGCCGCCGAATTCATCTAATAGCGGAAGATGCCGCGATGGATCCATTAATTCCTGATGTTCATGCTGCCCGTGAATATCAACGAGCGTCGAACCAATCTCACGCAATACCGCTGTCGTTACTAATTTTCCGTTTACGCGGCATACGCTTTTTCCAGTCGCGAAAATTTCGCGGCGCAGCACAATCATTCCTTCGCTAATATCGATGCCGACTTCGGCGCATTTGTCATAACACGGATGAGTTTCATCATCTAATAAAAAAAGTCCTTCTATTTCCGCCTTCTCTTCTCCATAACGGACAAATTCTACGGAACCGCGGCCGCCAATCAGCAAATGAATCGCATCAATAATAATTGATTTTCCTGCTCCCGTTTCCCCTGTTAATACTGTTAACCCTTTCTCAAACGAAACCGACAGCGATTCGATAATGGCGAAATTTTTTATGGATAATTCCGCAAGCAAAGGGAATCACCACCTTTATTTAAAGCATTTCCATCAACTGTTTTGATACCTTGTCCGCATCTTTCACTGTGCGGCAAATAATGAGGCACGTATCATCGCCGCAAATTGTGCCGACGATTTCGTTCCAATCCAAATTATCCAATAAAACGCCGATGGCATGCGCATTGCCCGGCAACGTTTTTAAAACGAGCAAATTCCCCGCTCCGTCCAATTTGACAAACACATCTACTAAAACGCGTTTGAGTTTTTGCATCGGATTGAAGCGCTGGTCAGAAGGCAGGCTGTATTTATAGCGCCCGTTGGCCATCGGCACCTTGACGAGCTGCATTTCTTTGATATCCCTTGATACCGTTGCCTGCGTTACGTTAAACCCTGCTTTCTTCAGCATATCGACCAATTCATCTTGCGTTTCGATGTCGTGACTCATAATAATTTCACGAATTTTAATGTGCCTTTGTCCTTTGTTCAAATTCCGCCACCTCACAAAATAATGTCACGCTGAATCTCCACACGACTAAAGTCGGTAGGTTTTGACGTACTTAAGAGTTTTTCCTACACCTGCGTGTAAGCACTCACTCTTGTTCCACCAAACTTTCATGGACAAACACCTCATTGTTGCTTAGCGCCCTGTCGGCTCGATTCAGAACCGTAGTCACGGGCTTTCGTGGTATATACTTGTGTAAAAACGGGAATAACCGCAACCGTTATTCCCTTTCTTAAGCAGAACTGTTTTTTAGCTGTACATGGGCTTCTTTTACTACTTCAGCGACCGTCTTCACTAAATGATTCTCTCCTCCTTCATCATTTCCCGAAAAGCGAAGGTGGAGCAAAAATTCAATATTGCCATCGCCGCCGGTAATCGGGGAATAGGATACATTCATGACATCAAATCCTTCGCGAAGGGCAAATGCTATGACCGACTCTAATACTTCCTCGTGCACGGCCGGGTCGCGAACAATCCCCTTTTTGCCGACTTTTTCCCGTCCTGCTTCAAACTGTGGCTTCACCAGGGCGATAACGTCGCTATCGGGCACCAGCACTGTCTTTAATACCGGCAATATTAATTTCAAAGAAATAAAAGAAACATCAATCGTCGCAAATTGTGGAAGCCCTTTCGTAAAATAATCCGGCGTAACGTAGCGGAAATTGGTCCGCTCCATCACGACGACCCGCTCGTCCTGGCGCAGTTTCCACGCCAATTGATTATAGCCGACATCAAGCGCGTAAGATAATTTCGCGCCATGCTGCAAGGCGCAATCGGTAAACCCGCCGGTAGATGCCCCAATATCTAAAACAATTTTATCTTTGACGCTGACGTCAAACGTACGCAGCGCTTTTTCTAATTTTAAGCCGC
This window contains:
- a CDS encoding sigma-54 interaction domain-containing protein produces the protein MKKVLIVGAGTGGTALLKLLHETTAFQVTAVVDIDETAPGIKLAREMNIAVGTDWRAFVSEEIDLVIEATGKQEVLDDIRARCAPNTNVVPGAVAHMLAELMEEKEMLIAKLKSETTRRGLIFNSSHDGMIVVDEYAYITDINNSAAEMIEVDKEKVIGKHILEVLPTSGLPRVLKTKQTEFHQEVKLANGKKIITTRIPMIDETGKLFGALAIFKDITELVKLAEEITDLKEMRMMLEAIIHSSEEAISVVDEHGNGILINPAYTRITGLTEEEVIGKPATADIAEGESMHMQVLKTRRPVRGVRMKVGPKNRDVVVNVAPIIVDGVLKGSVGVIHDVSEIQRLTAELNRARQIIRTLEAKYSFADIIGTSEGIKVAIEQAKVAAKTPVTILLRGESGTGKELFAHAIHNASDRKYNKFIRVNCAAIPETLLESELFGYEEGAFSGAKRGGKRGLFEEANNGSIFLDEIGELSANTQAKLLRVLQEGEIVRVGGTKPIPINVRVIAATNVNLEKAIAEGTFREDLYYRLNRMPIYIPPLRARKEDIPALCQHLIQKLNQDYGRNVEGVTPAALDLLLAYDWPGNVRELENVLGRAMIFMKFNEVMIDVHHIPPLDIPRADSSPHKNEKEPEIRPLEEMMEQYEASIIKQALRKYNNNKTATARALGISIRNLYYKLEKYNIDKNSTQ
- a CDS encoding DUF2627 domain-containing protein → MVRMIALLILVIPGLLAALGIKWMRDTLFGILHSPFPFLSLQFLAGFLLFAGGLAFIGGFILYRDRKRNKVQPRFQNKKKTP
- a CDS encoding glycerophosphodiester phosphodiesterase, whose product is MTKIFAHRGSAGTHPENTMIAFYEAERAGADGIELDVQLTKDGQIVVIHDETIDRTTDGTGWVKDFTYHELQQFNAAYKFADQYGTCRIPLLEEVLAWICSKPLLLNIELKNSLIAYEKLEEKVIAMIRHYRLEDRTVLSSFNHNSMAWCHRLAPAIETALLYIEPLYEPWHYVRVMQAKGLHPYHRNVTEPFIRQARRHQIAVRPFTINKESLMKKMFQYKVDAIFTDYPRQAREVLKKTP
- a CDS encoding YycC family protein, which gives rise to MQPLKISLETAQKLAKALGMPIERIMHMPQHILVQKLLELEKKQNEQS
- a CDS encoding YqzG/YhdC family protein, with protein sequence MKRTFMMLLLVAMASTSIPVHAEPKPYGKQTEQSIPSPPYAKWSTLAIRETNKKYPNAKIVDYLHVGRQTVSSTTTRETFKLWLKQGDREFGVYVRITFDTVTERIQAIVFEETER
- a CDS encoding DUF2164 domain-containing protein, with product MYIRLPKEIKDQIIYKIKDYFYNERSEEIGDLAAGSLLDFVLKEIGPYFYNQGVKDAKEVFEQKMMSLEEDIQSLERPIIPYNKN
- the spo0A gene encoding sporulation transcription factor Spo0A, producing MFLKIKVCIADDNRELVSLLEEYISSQSDMEVIGTAYNGQDCLYMLEEKQPDILLLDIIMPHLDGLAVLEKIRTKLKQQPHVIMLTAFGQEDVTKKAVELGASYFILKPFDMENLVHHIRQIHGKTTPIMKKTAPSYQARDNKPKNLDASITSIIHEIGVPAHIKGYLYLREAIAMVYHDIELLGSITKVLYPDIAKKYNTTASRVERAIRHAIEVAWSRGNLESISSLFGYTVSMSKAKPTNSEFIAMVADKLRLEHKAS
- the spoIVB gene encoding SpoIVB peptidase, whose protein sequence is MNTETIRKIVGVFLLILLMIIGMSKPMKEYLQIPKQIVLFEGEAVRFPTATLPVQATVKNAPKSIEVQRQAHSLSIKAKQSGEKKMVLEVAGMPIKQVDVKVLPTLKVIPGGQSIGVKLNTVGVLVVGYHLVETENGKKSPGEIAGIKVGDIITSINGKKIEKMSDLSPFIEESGKTGKPLHLQVLRDQHSFTTKLIPLKDKHDHAYRIGLYIRDSAAGIGTMTFYDPVSKKYGALGHVISDMDTKKPIVVQNGQIMKSTVTSIEKGSSGNPGEKLARFSESEEVIGNITENSAFGIFGTLTKPVENGIFTEPIPVALANQVKEGPAKILTVVEDNKVEQFDIEIVSTIPQKFPATKGLVIRVTDPRLLKKTGGIVQGMSGSPIIQDGKLVGAVTHVFVNDPTSGYGVHIEWMLNEAGIDIYGKQNKKAS
- the recN gene encoding DNA repair protein RecN, encoding MLAELSIKNFAIIESLSVSFEKGLTVLTGETGAGKSIIIDAIHLLIGGRGSVEFVRYGEEKAEIEGLFLLDDETHPCYDKCAEVGIDISEGMIVLRREIFATGKSVCRVNGKLVTTAVLREIGSTLVDIHGQHEHQELMDPSRHLPLLDEFGGAEIAEALAEYRAVYEKYEQLRKKLKKLNENEQQMAHRLDLLTFQLNEIQQANLQPNEDEQLMEEKVKIVNFQKIYEALKHSYEALSGEQRGLDWIGLAMSHLDDVASIDPALKEAYETIANSYYLLEDITYKLRDELEQLEYDPYRLDFIESRLSEINQLKRKYGSTIEEILQYAEKIAEEIDTIRNREIHVHELEKELKSVMEDLLIEAKNVTNVRKKYAKMLIDRIHQELKDLYMEKTKFDIVFAKREGPLDAPLLDGVPVKFHEDGVDVVEFYISTNVGEPLKPLAKIASGGELSRIMLALKSIFSKHQGVTSIIFDEVDTGVSGRVAQAIAEKIYRISIDSQVLCISHLPQVAAMADTHLFIAKQTDGTRTKTLVKALTEEEKVKEIGRMISGVEITELTKKHAKELLELATKIKQ
- the ahrC gene encoding transcriptional regulator AhrC/ArgR, whose protein sequence is MNKGQRHIKIREIIMSHDIETQDELVDMLKKAGFNVTQATVSRDIKEMQLVKVPMANGRYKYSLPSDQRFNPMQKLKRVLVDVFVKLDGAGNLLVLKTLPGNAHAIGVLLDNLDWNEIVGTICGDDTCLIICRTVKDADKVSKQLMEML
- a CDS encoding TlyA family RNA methyltransferase, with translation MKAKKERLDVLLVERGLMETREKAKRAIMAGLVYSNDVRLDKPGEKVPVDIPLTVKGNAIPYVSRGGLKLEKALRTFDVSVKDKIVLDIGASTGGFTDCALQHGAKLSYALDVGYNQLAWKLRQDERVVVMERTNFRYVTPDYFTKGLPQFATIDVSFISLKLILPVLKTVLVPDSDVIALVKPQFEAGREKVGKKGIVRDPAVHEEVLESVIAFALREGFDVMNVSYSPITGGDGNIEFLLHLRFSGNDEGGENHLVKTVAEVVKEAHVQLKNSSA